Within the Dehalococcoidia bacterium genome, the region CGACATCCCCTCGGCCTTTCTACGCCCTGCGCCCTGCGCTCTGCGCCCTACAAGCGCAGCAGGCGCAGGGCGATCTGGGCGAGCACGGCGCCGGCGAGCAGGAAGAGCAGGCCGTTGAGCCGGCCTTTCACCTCGGCCAGCTCGGCTTCGAGCGCCTTGAGCCGCTCTTCGACGGCGGCGCGGAAGGCGGCGCTGGCGGCCGCGGCGGCCGTTTCGCGGCGGGCGGCCGTGCGGGCGCGGGCGCGGGCAACGGCGGCAGCGAGGTCATCCGGCGCGGCGGGGCCGGCGGCGGTGTTACGCGGTGCTGGCATGGCTGGCGCTCCTCGCTGGGCCGGACGGGGAATGACTGGTGTGCAGCGCCGTGAAGGGACAGCCAGGGATGGCGCCCTTCGCCACGGTCTACGGCTCCTCGCTCGCCTCGCTAAGCAGGTCGAGGATGCCGCCGAGGCCGGCGCTCAGCCGCTCTAGCACCCCATGCTCGTCTGCCGGTGCGGCGCGACCGGCGGCGTTGACGGCGCGCACCAGCAGCTCGATCGCACGGACGGTGAGGGCGAAGTCGTCCGGTCGCTCGCTGAGCAGCCGCCGCAGGCGCAGGCGCAGCACGGCGATCTCCTGTTCCAGGCCGTGCACGGCGCCGGCGGCGGCAAGATCCGCGCGATCTTCGGGGTCGAGCGCCGGGGCGTAGAAGCCGGATGCCGGGCGTTTGCGCGGCACGAGCTGCTCCTCGCGCGGCCGTGCTGCGCGAGCGCACGCGGCCGGCAAAATGCACCGGAGGCGGGAGTGCCTCTACGGCACCCGGCCCGCCTCCGGTGTGGCAACAGTATAGAACATATGTACTAGTTCAGTCAAGCTGCATGCACATCCCCGGCCGCGGTCCGGCCGCGCTTTGCCCCGCGCGCCCCTGGCCAGCCCCAGTTATGTCCTCACGTTCTTATGGCGATGCCGTCACAATCAGCCCGTTATCCTCTCGCATAGCTCTTGCAATGGCATCGTGCTCGCGGCACTATATGGGCTATCCCGGCGCGATGTGGACGACGCCTTTTGGACGGGATGGCGATGCGGCTCTCGACCGTTGATGCAGGGCGAACCCATGAACCGCTGCCGGCGGCGCTGCTGTTCGCGTCGAAGCCGAGCGCCCCGGCTGAGTTGCCCGCGCCGGCAGCGCCGGCGCCGCTGCGCTGCCGGCTGGGCATGCATCGCTGGCTGCCGCTCGCACTCAGCCTGCACGGGGCAGACGCGGGTCTCAGCGTGGCGTTCTGCCGTGATTGCCCGCGGGTGCGGCGCCCCGCACGGCTGGGCTAGCAGCGGCTGCCCGCGCTCCTACGCCCGCTATCCCCTGTTCCCTAACGCCTGAACCCTACTACCGTGGCCGCATGAGCCTCTCGCTGATCGCCTCGACCTTCGGGGTGATCTTCCTCGCCGAGCTGCCGGACAAGACGGCGCTGGCCTCGCTGGTGCTGGCAACCCGTTACCGGGCGCGCGCGGTGATCGCGGGCGCCTGGCTGGCGTTCGTGCTGCAAACGGCGATTGCCGTGGCGGCGGGCAGCCTCTTTCACCTGCTGCCGGCACGGCCGGTGCACGTGGCCGCCGGCCTGGGCTTCCTGCTCTTCGCCGTGCTGGCCTTCCGGCGGGACGAAGAGCAGGAGCTGGCCGCGGAGCAGGCGCAGGCGGGCGCGGAGCCCAGACGCCGCCTGCCCGGCTGGCTCACCAGCTTCCTCGTCGTCTTTGCCGCGGAATGGGGCGATCTGACGCAGCTCGCCACGGCGGCGATCGTCGCGCGCACGGGGCAGCCGCTCTCGGTGGCCGTGGGGGCGATCGCGGGGCTGTGGACGGTGACGGTGATCGCGGCGGGCGCGGGCGCGCAGGTCTCGCGCGTGCTCTCGCCCGTGCTGCTGACGCGGGCGAGCGGGGTGCTGTTCGCGGCGATCGGCGTGGTGATTCTGGTGACGGCGCTGGCGTAGCGTGCCGGCGCGTCAGGCGTGGCCGAGCAGGGGCAGGACGGCGATCGTGAGGGTCAGGAGCAGCGCGGTGATTAGCAGCAGCAGAAACCCACGCCCCGATCGCGCGGCGCGGCGCCGGCGGGTGGGTTCAGGCGCTGCGCCCATGACTTCGACTCCTCACTACTAAGACATGGTTTCAAAACCGGCTCGGGTTCCCGCTTGCAGGTGCGCGATCGCGCCTTAACGCCGGTTTTGAAACCATCTGCAAGGCCTGGCTGCGACACCGGCGATCGGGCCCATCGGGCAGCAGGTGCAGAGACGCGGGCCGGCGTTGTAACCATCTGTACGTGGACCGACGCGATCAGGACCAGCATCGCACGGATCGGCGGGCGCCGGGCGAGATTTGGCCGGCGTGCGCCGCGATTGTTGCCGAGTCGTTACCGGCGGCAAGAGTCACGGAACCGGATCGCAGCCGCTGTCGCCCGGCGAAGTGACCGATTGCGGGCCGCGGGGCGCCACCCGCGCCGACGCACCACGCTCCCCTGGATCAGGGCCGGAAGCTGGCGGTGATCACCAGGTTGTTCGGCGGCATCACCACGGCGCAGGGGTTGATTGCCGTACCGTCGCACGGCCCGCCCTGCCAGCCGGCGAAGCTGCTGCCGGCGCAGGGCACGGCCTGCAGCGTCACGGTGTCGCCAAACAGATGCAGGCCGCCCCCATCCGCCGGCGTCACGCTGCCGCAACCCTGGATATTCACCGAAATGCTGAACAGCGGCAGGAACAGCACGATCGGCATCGGCGTCGGCGGCTGCGGCGGCTGCGGTATGACGCCGAAGGCCGCGGCACTCTGGCCGACCGCGACGCTCACGGTCGCCACGTTCGAGTCGAGATTGCCGGCGGTGTCATGGGCCTTGTAGGTGAAGCTGTCGAGGCCCTGGTAGGCGAGCTGCGGCGTGTAGCGGAAGCTGCCGTCGGCGTTCAAGGTCAGCGACCCGTGTGCCGGGCCAGAGACGAGCACGGCGGTCAGCGCATCGCCGGCGGGGCCGCTGTCGTTGGCGAGCACGCCGGGCGCCGACACGGTCAGCGTGTTGCCGGCGGTAACGCTGCCGCTGTCGTTGTTGGCGACCGGTGCAGTCGCCGTCACGCTGATCGTCACGGTGGCGTTGGCCGAGCTGGCGCCGTTGCTGGCGTCGCTGAGGCTGTACTGGAAGCTGTCGGCGCCGCTGAAGCCGGGATTGGGCGTGTAGCTGAAGGAACCGTCGGCGGCAAGGCTCAGCGCGCCGTGCCCGGCCGCGCTGCGCAGGACAGCCCCTAACACCGGCGCGTGCGTCGCGCGCATCCCGCGCGCACCGAACCACGCGCGCGTCCCCGCCCGGACACCGCTCAGCAGGCACAGCCCGGCCCCACGCGGCAGCGATCGCGGCAGGTGATGCACGAGTTCCCGCACGGACACCCCGAGCTGCAGGTGCGGCAGCACGCCGAGCCAGGCGCCGGCTGAACGGGAGCCGGCTGGATCGGCGCCGGAATCGGCGTCGGTGGCGCGGGCATCGGCGTGGCTATGGCCGCCACCACCGGCGCGGTCAAGGCAATGTTCCCGTTCCCGATCGCCCAGGCGCCGGCGCCGACAGGAATCGAGCTGGCCCCTTGATAGCCCGTTTGCGGGCGGTAGGTCAGAACGGTATCCGCCCCTCGCACGAGTGCCGGCCCGTCCATCGAAGGATTCCCGATCATCACCCAGTTGCCGCCGGTACCGTCGTCAGCACACGAACTTTCGCTCGCGCCCGGCGTCAGGCTGCCGCCATCGGGGAAGTAGGCCCAATACCCCCAGCACGCCGAAAGCGGCGCCGCGGGGTCGATCACCTGATACGCCGTGTCTCCCGCCTGGAACGTGTAGAGGTTACCCATCGCGCCCGATACGGTCGAGCCGTCTGGACCGCCGATCAGGTTCCAGCCCGCAGGATAGGTGACGCCCCCGCTCTGCGCTCGTGCCTGCCCACCGGGCAGACGCGCCGCCACCAGCCCACCGATACCAGCGGCGAAGAGCTTGAGCGCGCTCCGCCGCGACCGCCGGGTCGCCATCGCCTCGCTCAGGTCGTCGAACCAGTGGCCCATCGCTCGCCCTCCGCGTCAAACTCAGGAGGCGCCAACCACGCTCAGCTCAGATTCTGTGGCCGCAGGCCCGAACTGCCGCGCCACTAGCGCGCGCACATCTTCCACACCCTGCGCCACCGGGCTCCCTATCCGCCCGTCGGGCAGCACGAGCACCATGCTCGGCGTGTAATACACCCCGAAGGGATGCGCCACCTCGCTCGACTGCTGCACCAGCACCGCCGAAAGCCCCAGGGCAGCCGCCTTCGACCGATTCGCCCTCAAGGCGCCACGGCTCATGCACACCACCATCACTCGGTCGGCAAGCTCCCGCTGCCAGCGGACGACGTCGGGAAAGAGCGCCTTGCATGGCCCGCAGGCAGGATCGAGAAACGCCAGCAGCACGGGCTTCCCGCCCGCACGCAGACTCGCCAGCGTCACGGCATTCCCCTCGAGGTCATCCAGAGCGAACTCTGGCGCCGCCGTCCCAACCGGCAAGCCGGCGACCGTCTGCGCAGCCGCTGGCGCCAGCGCGAGCCGCCCTTCCATTCCTTCAAGCCGCGCGAGCAGCCGGCCGTTCTGAGCGAGCAGCTGCACCAGCAGCACGAGCACCACGACGCTCACCACCAGCGCCGCCGCACCGAGCACAAACCCGATCCACGCCAGCATGGAGCCGCCTCCCACCCAGCCAAGCACGTCTATGCCCGCATCCTGCCGGCCCGCGAGAACGACGAAACCCGCCACTCCAAGGAGCAGCAGGTTCCGAACGACGGTCGCTCGCCCCAGGGGCGCCGCGGCAATCTGCCCGAAGCAGTGACACACAGGACGGCGACCGCGGGCGAGGCTCAGGACCACCGCTCCACTGAAGAGGAGCAACAGCACGAACGCGACTATGCCAGCAACCCAGGCCGTGGCAACCGGCACCAGGAGCACCGCGACAGCCAACTCGAATATTGGCAGCAGCCAAGCGTCAGGTACCAGGCCACGCTGAGGAGCACCCAAGCCCCGCAGCGCCTGGCGCGCGCCGGCTTGGTCCGCCAGCTTCGCGACGGCAGCGGCGGCGAACACGACAGCCAGCAGAATCCGAGCGAGCAGCAGCGCCAGACCCATCAAGCCGCGCACCCCATGAAGGTCGGGAAGCGACTAATCGAGCGCGGTGCGAATCATGCAGGAACGTGGCGCATATGTCAAGTGCAAGGATTATGCCTCACCCCTGGAAGGGCGCCACCATCGGCTGCAATCACGAGGGCAGCGCACGGCCGGCAGGGCCGAGAGCAGCGCGAGCAGCAGCGCCGGCGCCAGGACGCCGAGCCGGCGCGCCCAGCCGCGCCGAACCCGTGCCGAACCAACCCTCCTGCTGGCGTGCATCCACAACCTCCTGCCCGACGGGCGGCAGAATTGTTATAGTATTACAGAAAAAGCCAGGGGCAACCAGACCGACACGTGAAGCCATTCGCCGCCGAGTATGCATAACGCCGGTGTTACAGTCGAGACATCCGGCGGTCCGATCGGCCGGCAGCGGGGAGGCCGCCTCGCGCGGCGCCGCCGGTTCGGCCGCGTGCAGCGGTGAAAGCGGCCGGGCACGTGTGCGCACACGTGCCACCGCAGTACTTTACGAAATGCCCGGTAAATCGCTGTTCAGGCGCAGAATCTGCACATAACGCGGCAGTTTCAGTGCCGAAATGATCACCGGAGTTTGACACGCTGAGAACATGCGTTCTATTCTTGCGCCTGTGAACGGCCCTCGCCGCTCACACATCCCGGCGCCGCCCCCGCGCAGCGTTCCGCTCGCCTTCTTCGCGCTGCCCCACGGGCGGCGGCGCCGGGGCCGCGCAGGCGACCAGCTACAGGGCACAGGGAACAGCAGGTTCGCGCCAGGCCATCGCCTGCGCACCCTTCGGCTCCCTGTCACCGGCCACCCATAACCGGTCACCTCGAATCGGAGGTCCGCGCATGAACGCCGCCGTCTCCAGCGCCGCGCCGGCAGCGCCGGCCGCCTTCGCCGTGCAGCAGCTCGGCGTCATGGATCGGCAGCGGCTGCGCGACTACCAGCTCAACCTCGACTTCTACGCCGGGCGGCAGTGGCCCGTGCAGCGGCGCAACCTGCGCCAGCGCCGGCTCACCTTCAACTACGCTCGCACGTTGGTCGACAAGGCCGCCAGCTTCCTGCTGGCCGGCGCCGGCTTCGCCGTGGACGCGGAATCGCCGGAGGATGCGCCGCGGGCGGCGCGCCGCGAGCGCGTGCTGCGCGACATCTACGAACAGAACGACCTGCAGGCGCTCGATTTCGACAGCGAGATCGACTGCGCCGTGCTGGGCGACGGCTGCTTCAAGGTCGTCTGGGACCCGGAGCAGCGGCGCGTGCGCGTCACCGCGCCGGACGTGACGGGCGTCTACGTCTGGCTCTACCCGGACGATCACCAGCGCTTCTGGCGGCTGGCGCACCGCTATACGGTGGACCCGCTCGCCATCCGCCAGCAGGAGCAGTATTACCCGCAGATCTTGCAGACGAACCAGCGCAACCCGACGATCACCGAGGTCTGGACGGACGAGAGCTGGGAGATCTGGCACGACGGCACGCTGATCGAGCGGCGCGGCAACCCGTACGGCTTCATCCCCTACGTGGTCTATCCCAACCTGCGCCGGCCGAAGCAGTTCTGGGGTGAAAGCGACCTGGCCGCGATCCGGGAGCCCTGCGTGGAGCTGAACCGGGCGCTGACACAGCTTTCGGCGATCCTCGAAGTCTCCGGCAACCCGATCACCATCCTTGAAGGGATCACCGACTCGAAGGACATCGCCGTGGAGCCGGGCGCGATCTGGGAGATGCCGCCGGGCACGAAGGCCTATCTGCTCTCGCTGGTGGAGCACGGCGGCATCCGTATCCACCTGGACTACATCGATCTGCTCTACCGCACGCTGCACGACCTGGGCGAATCGCCGCGCGCGGCCTTCGGCGGCCACGATGAGAGCGGCGCCCGCTCCGGCGTGGCGCTGGCGATCGAGCTGGACCCGCTGATCAAGCGCGCGCAGCGCAAGCGGCTGATCCGCGCCGCGGCGTTCCGGCAGCGCAACAGCATGGCGCTGCGGCTGTGGGAGCAGTTCACGGGCGAGGCGATGGCGCCGTACCGCTCGCGCATTACCTGGGGGCCGCTGCTGCCCACGGACCGCGCCCGCGACATTCTGGACGAGGTGGCGCTGGTGAACGCCGGGATCCACTCCCGCGCCCGCGCCGCGGCCAACCTGGGCGACGCCGACCACGGCACGGACTTCGCCGCCTGGCTGGGCGAGAACCAGCGCATCCAGGCCGAAGGCGGGCCGGCCGAGGCGGCGGTGGCGGAGCGGATCGCCGTCGGGTAGGTGACAGGGAACAGGTTACTGGTGACAGGTGACAGGAAGTGCCGGCGCCAGGCGACGACCATCAACTCCCCGAGCGGTCGGTATCTCAGCGCCTGAGCAGGCGGTTGCGCAGTACGGTGAGCATCTTGCTGACTTCGGTGAGCAGCGCCAGAGCCGGTTCGGCGTCATCCTGCCGCACATAGTTTCGGCGGATGGCGAGCATGACGAAGGTTTCGGTCTCCATCAGCGACCCGCATGCGATGGCGAGGAAGTTTCCGTAATCCCTGGCCGTTGCTCGCACGCTGCCCTCGGCGATGTTTGCTGGAACGGAAGCTGCCGCTCGTGTGATTTGCGCAGTCAGGCGGTACATCTCGGCGTTGGGGAATCGATCCGCCAGTTCGTAAACCAGAACCGCCAGATCCATCGCCTTCTGCCACACCACCAGATCACGATGGGAGCGAATCGGAGCTCGCGGCAGGGCCTGCGGGAGATCATCCATACGCGGCCTCCTCGGACGTACGGTACTCAGTCTACTGTCACCTGTCACCGGTGACCTGTCACCTCGATGTGAAAGGAGCATGCACATGTCCCCACCAATCGGCTTCTCGCCGCCAGAGTACGGTTTGATCGACGATGATCCACTGCTGTTCAGGGAGCGGTATCGCGCCTTTCTTGAGGCGTTTGCTGCACAACATGGCGCCGGCGACGCGGAACGTGTGGCAGCCGAGCTGCAGGCGGCGCTGCAGTCGCTGGATACGGTGCGGCAGCAGGCACAGGAGGCGGAGCAACTGGCGCAGCAGCGGCAGGAGGCGTTGGAGGCGCTGAGCACGCAGCACGGCATCGCCGTGGCCGCCTACCGCCAGGCCGCGCTGAACGGCGATCCATCGCTGCCGCCGGCGCTGGTGCAGGGCCAGACGATCGGCGAGGTCGACGCGGCGCTGGAGAAGGCCCGCGCCGTGGTCGAGTACGTGCGCGAAAAGGTGCTGAGCGCGGGCGGCGCCGGCCCGCCGGGCCAGACCACGCGGGCGCCCGACGCGCCGCCGCGGGTGCCTGCCGGCGCCCCCGGCCGCACGCTGCCCGACCTCTCCGGCATGACCGCCCGGGAGAAGCTGGTCTTCGGCACGAGTTTTCGATGACAGGTTCCAGATCACAGGTCACCGGGCGGGGTGCGGGCCGAACGCCCTCGCCATCCTCGGGCCGGCTGTCACCCGTCACCAGTAACCGGTCACCTCGCGACTGGCCGCCATCGGCACGCACGTGCCGATCTTGAGCCGCCATCGGCACGCACGTGCCGATCTTGAAAGGAGCGATCCCCATGCCCACGCTGCAGCAGAGCGTGATCGCGATTCCCTTCGCCATGGCCGACCCGGCCGCGAACGCCGGCGGCGGCGGTGTGCCCACGCCCTTCGGCCTGCCCGACACGGCCGATGTCGCCGCCATCCTCATGCCGTTCACCGGCACGATCGTCGGCATCGCCGTCACCGGCTCGCCGGCGGCGGGCGACTCCGTGACCGTGATCCCGCAGATCTGTATCACCAAGGCGGGCGGCGGCGCTGCCAACTGCGCCTCGCTCTCAGTACAGATCACCTCGGCCGCGCCGGCGGCCAGCGCCACCGTCTCCAAGGACCAGGCCGACTGCCAGTTCACGGCGGGCCAGTTCATCGGCGTCTTCTACCAAACGGCCACGGGCGGCGCCTACACCGTGCACGACGTGCACGTCACGCTGTTCATCTCCACTGGGCGCGAAGACCTCTAACGAGGGTGAAGGGGAAAGGGTGAAGGGTGATCGGGAAACCACCCCCTCTACCCTGTCCCCTGTCCCCTGTCACCTGTCACCGGTAACCAGCCACCTGTCACCTGGCGACTGAAAGGAGCCAACGATGGCGCTGACGCTGACGGAGGGCGCGAAGCTCTCGAACAACGTGGTCTTGCAGGGCGTGGTGGAAACGATCGTCAAGGAGTCGCCCGTCTTGCAGGCGCTGCCGTTCATCGACATCACCGGCAACGCGCTCGTCTACAACCAGGAGAACGCGCTTGCCACGGCCGGCTTCTTCAATGTCGGCGATACCTGGGTCGAATCGACGCCGACCTTCACGCAACAGACGGCCACGCTCAGCATCCTCGGCGGCGATGCGGACGTCGACAACTACCTGCGCCAGACGCGCAGCAACGTGCAGGACATCGAGGCCGTGGTGCTGGAGCTGAAGGCGAAGGCCGTGCGCCAGACCTGGGAGCAGCAGTTCATCACCGGCACGACGGCGGCCGCCGGCTTCTCCGGGCTGGACACGCTGATCGGCGCCGCGCCCGCCTCACAGACGATCGCGGCCGGCACGAACGGCGCCACGCTCAGCCTGCCGCTGATCGACCAGCTGATCGATGCGGTGAAGCCGGGCATGCCGGACATGCTCCTGATGTCGCGCCGATCGCGCCGCCAGCTCACGCAGCTCGTGCGCGCGGCCGGGGCGTTCCTGGAGGGGAACGTCAACGCCTTCGGCATGTGGCAGGAGCGCTACAACGGCATCCCCATCGGTGTGTCGGATTACATCTCCGAGGCGCAGACGCAGGGCACCTCGAGTGTCGCCACCACGATCTACGCGCTGCAGTTCGGCGAGGGCCGGCTCTGCGGCCTGCAGGGCGGCGGCGGCATGCAGGTGGACCGCGTGGGCGAGCTGGAAACCAAGGACGCCGTGCGCTGGCGCATCAAGTGGTACGTCTCGCTCGCCATGTTCGGCACCGTCTGCGCCGCCCGCCTGATCGGCGTCACGCCGTAACGGGCCAGATGACAAGTAACAGGTAACAGGTTACAGGGGACAGGTTACAGGGGACAGGGGACAGGGGACGCAGTCCTCGAAACCCGGAGTCTCACTCGTACCCACTGTCACCTGTCACCAGTAACCGCTCACCGCTCGCGACCGAAGGGAGCGTTCCGATGCCCCAGGAGATCGACGGCGCCACCGGCAACCTGATCGTGCCGCAGAGCGCGCGGGCGGACCCGGCCGGCATGCTGGCCTACCGCGGCGGCATCTCCGCGGCGGACGGCACGACCAAACCGGCGGCAGGCAGCGCGTTGTTCGCGCAGAACCCCGGCTACCGCCAGAAGTGCCGCGTCTTCGTCACCAGCACGGGTTCGCCCACGAGCTGCACACTGCGGCCCTACGTGCGCTCCGGCGGCACGAGCGGCCAGGTGGGCACGGGCGCGGCGCAGACACTCGCCGGCGCGCCCAACTTCGACACCTACTTCGACGTGCAGACCGACGGCGACGACCTCGCCGTGCTGGTGGAGACGCTCGCCGGCGGCACGTCGCCCACCGTCAGCATCTTCCTCAGCTGGCGATGAGGGAGGTGACAGGTGACCGGGCACCGGCGACAGGGAGGGTTGGTGCACGGACCACCCTGTTCCCTGTCACCGGTAACCTGTCACCTCAAGCGACCGAAGGGAGCGTCCCGTGGCCAACGGCTTCAACGACTACGTGCCCGCGGTGCGCCAGGACCTGGACGACCCGAACCCGCCGGCGGCGATCTGGTCCGACACGGACCTCCAGCGGCACGTCAGCCACGCGGTCCACGAGTACAGCTACTGGAGTCCGCTGGAGCAACTGCTCACCAGCTACGGCCTCACGGCCGGCAGCCGCCAGATCACGCTCGGCGCAACCGACCTCGCCAGCCTGGTGAGCATCCGCGCGGTGGAATATCCCACGGGGCAGTGGCCGCCGGCCTACGTGCAGTTCCAGCTCTGGGGCAGCGCGCTCTCGCTCTGGCTGGACGGGGCGCCGGCCGCCAGCGATCCGCTGAACGTGAACATCTATGCGCTGTTCAGCCACACGGTGAGCCAGTCCAGCACGACCGTGCCGCCGCGCGACGACGAGGCGATCATCGCCGGCGCCGTGGCCTTCGCCGCGCTGGAGTACGCGGCGAAGACCGCCGGGCAGGTGAACACGGCCGGGCCGAACGCCTGGCTGCGCTACCGCGACCTGGCGCAGGACAAGGCGGCGGAGTTCCGCGGCTATCTGCAGATCGTGCGCGCCCGCGTCACGCCGCAGCGGGCCTATGCCCCCTCCGAGCCGCGCCAAAGCCGCTTCACCGTCGAGGCGCCCTGGCGGGGGTAGGGAACAGGGAACAGGGAATTAAGGAATAGCGGGCGAAGGAGTCGGCTCATGCCGCCGATCGAGGTCATTCGTCATCTCGCGGAGACGGCCCGCGCGCGGGCGCTCGTGGCGCTGCATGCGGTCGAGCACTCACCGGAGGCCGCCGCGCTGGAGGAGTTCGCGCGCCAGCAGGCGCTGGTCTTCGCCGGCCTGCTGCTGGAAGAGCTGCGCGGGCGACTGATCGCGGCGCCGCCCGTCTCGCTGCCGGCGTTGCTGGCGCTGATCGAGGAGACGCTTGCAGGCGCGGCGGCGCGTTACGAGGCGCTGATCGGCGCGGCCGCCCCCACGGCTCAACTCTGATCGGCGGCCTAGCCGC harbors:
- a CDS encoding TMEM165/GDT1 family protein, giving the protein MSLSLIASTFGVIFLAELPDKTALASLVLATRYRARAVIAGAWLAFVLQTAIAVAAGSLFHLLPARPVHVAAGLGFLLFAVLAFRRDEEQELAAEQAQAGAEPRRRLPGWLTSFLVVFAAEWGDLTQLATAAIVARTGQPLSVAVGAIAGLWTVTVIAAGAGAQVSRVLSPVLLTRASGVLFAAIGVVILVTALA
- a CDS encoding Ig-like domain-containing protein encodes the protein MRATHAPVLGAVLRSAAGHGALSLAADGSFSYTPNPGFSGADSFQYSLSDASNGASSANATVTISVTATAPVANNDSGSVTAGNTLTVSAPGVLANDSGPAGDALTAVLVSGPAHGSLTLNADGSFRYTPQLAYQGLDSFTYKAHDTAGNLDSNVATVSVAVGQSAAAFGVIPQPPQPPTPMPIVLFLPLFSISVNIQGCGSVTPADGGGLHLFGDTVTLQAVPCAGSSFAGWQGGPCDGTAINPCAVVMPPNNLVITASFRP
- a CDS encoding MauE/DoxX family redox-associated membrane protein, giving the protein MGLALLLARILLAVVFAAAAVAKLADQAGARQALRGLGAPQRGLVPDAWLLPIFELAVAVLLVPVATAWVAGIVAFVLLLLFSGAVVLSLARGRRPVCHCFGQIAAAPLGRATVVRNLLLLGVAGFVVLAGRQDAGIDVLGWVGGGSMLAWIGFVLGAAALVVSVVVLVLLVQLLAQNGRLLARLEGMEGRLALAPAAAQTVAGLPVGTAAPEFALDDLEGNAVTLASLRAGGKPVLLAFLDPACGPCKALFPDVVRWQRELADRVMVVCMSRGALRANRSKAAALGLSAVLVQQSSEVAHPFGVYYTPSMVLVLPDGRIGSPVAQGVEDVRALVARQFGPAATESELSVVGAS
- a CDS encoding phage portal protein; this encodes MNAAVSSAAPAAPAAFAVQQLGVMDRQRLRDYQLNLDFYAGRQWPVQRRNLRQRRLTFNYARTLVDKAASFLLAGAGFAVDAESPEDAPRAARRERVLRDIYEQNDLQALDFDSEIDCAVLGDGCFKVVWDPEQRRVRVTAPDVTGVYVWLYPDDHQRFWRLAHRYTVDPLAIRQQEQYYPQILQTNQRNPTITEVWTDESWEIWHDGTLIERRGNPYGFIPYVVYPNLRRPKQFWGESDLAAIREPCVELNRALTQLSAILEVSGNPITILEGITDSKDIAVEPGAIWEMPPGTKAYLLSLVEHGGIRIHLDYIDLLYRTLHDLGESPRAAFGGHDESGARSGVALAIELDPLIKRAQRKRLIRAAAFRQRNSMALRLWEQFTGEAMAPYRSRITWGPLLPTDRARDILDEVALVNAGIHSRARAAANLGDADHGTDFAAWLGENQRIQAEGGPAEAAVAERIAVG
- a CDS encoding four helix bundle protein, with product MDDLPQALPRAPIRSHRDLVVWQKAMDLAVLVYELADRFPNAEMYRLTAQITRAAASVPANIAEGSVRATARDYGNFLAIACGSLMETETFVMLAIRRNYVRQDDAEPALALLTEVSKMLTVLRNRLLRR
- a CDS encoding phage major capsid protein translates to MALTLTEGAKLSNNVVLQGVVETIVKESPVLQALPFIDITGNALVYNQENALATAGFFNVGDTWVESTPTFTQQTATLSILGGDADVDNYLRQTRSNVQDIEAVVLELKAKAVRQTWEQQFITGTTAAAGFSGLDTLIGAAPASQTIAAGTNGATLSLPLIDQLIDAVKPGMPDMLLMSRRSRRQLTQLVRAAGAFLEGNVNAFGMWQERYNGIPIGVSDYISEAQTQGTSSVATTIYALQFGEGRLCGLQGGGGMQVDRVGELETKDAVRWRIKWYVSLAMFGTVCAARLIGVTP